The Cetobacterium sp. 8H DNA window AAATATATTCTAAGAGTGAATTCTCTGATGAAGATGGTATGAGAGCCGCTGAATTAGAAGGTGAATTTGCTGAGTTAAATGGTTGGGAAGCTGAAACAGAAGCTGAAATGCTTTTAACTGGTCTTGGAATTATGGCTGATTCTCACTACAAATTAATGAGAGAATTAAGTGAGCCTGAAAAAGTAAAAGTTTTACTTGCACAAGCTCTATTTGGAAATCCTGATGTTTTATTACTAGACGAGCCTACAAACGGTCTTGATATTCAAGCAATCTCTTGGTTAGAGAATTTCTTAATGGGTCTAGAAGATACTACTGTAATCGTTATATCACATGATAGACACTTCTTAAACAAAGTGTGTACTCACATCGCTGATATCGACTATGGAAAAGTTAAAATGTATGTTGGAAACTATGATTTCTGGTATGAATCAAACCAATTAATGCAAACATTAATTAACAATAAGAACAAAAAATTAGATCAAAAAAGACAGGAACTTCAAGAGTTCATTGCTAGATTCAGTGCAAACGCATCTAAATCTAAGCAAGCTACATCTAGAAAGAAACAACTTGAAAAGTTACAACTTGAAGATATGCAAATTTCTAATAGAAAATATCCATTTATCGAGTTTAAACCTGAAAGAGAAGCTGGAAACAACCTTCTTAGAGTTGAAAATCTTACAAAAATTGTTGATGGAGTTAAAATTCTTGATAACTTATCATTTACTATAAACACTAACGATAAAGTTGTATTTATATCTCAAAATGATATCGTTAAAACTACTCTTTTCTCTATCCTTGCTGGTGAAATGGAAGCAGATAGTGGAGAATTCACATGGGGAGTTACAACAACTCAAGCATATATGCCTAAAGATAATACAGCATTCTTTGAAAACTGTGATTTAGACCTTATAGATTGGTTAAGACAATACTCACCAGATCAACATGATGCTTTCGTTAGAGGTTTCTTAGGAAGAATGCTATTCTCTGGAGAGGAAGCAACTAAAAAAGCTAAAGTTCTTTCTGGAGGAGAGAAAGTTAGATGTATGTTATCTAGAATGATGCTAACTAATGCAAACGTTCTATTATTTGATAACCCTACTGACCACTTAGACCTTGAGTCTATAACTTCTCTTAATAAAGCTTTAACAAGCTTTAAGGGAACTATCTTATTTGGAGCTCATGACCATGAGTTTATCCAAACAGTTGCAAATAGAATAATTGAAATTACTCCAACAGGAATTATTGATAAACTAGTGGAATATGACGATTATATCGCTGATGAAGAATTACAAGAAAAAATAAAAGAGATGTACAACGTTTAATTTATAAAAAAGCAGAGGTCATATGACCTCTGCTTTTAATCCATAGGGGGCTTTTATGTTTGAACTTTTTTTTACTTTTTTTAAAATTGGAATGTTTACTTTCGGTGGGGGATACGCTATGATTCCTTTAATCGAAAAAGAAATAATGTCTAATAAAAATTGGATTGATAAGGATGAACTTCTAGAAATAATCTCTATCTCTCAAATGACACCTGGACCGATAGCAATAAATGCAGCTACTTTTATTGGTAAAAAAAAGTTAGGATTTTTAGGTTCTATTTCGGCAACTCTTGGTGTTATCACTCCGTCGTTAATTGTAATTACAATTATTTCAGCTTTTTTTTCTCAGAGTTTTTTAAATCCTGTCATGCAAAAATTATTTATAGGACTAAGAGCTGGGATTGCTGCTCTAATTTTATCTTCAGTTTTAAAATTATCTAAAAATATATTAAAAGATTTTTTTAGCTATTCAATTTTTTTCATATCACTTATAGGTTTAATATTTTTTAATATATCTCCTATTTTTCTAATTCTATTTTTTGGAATTGGATCAATTATATTTTTTAGTTTTAAGGAGGAGAGATGATTTATTTTATACTGTTTTATGAATTTTTTAAAATTGGAATGTTTTCTTTTGGTGGAGGACTTGCTATGTTACCACTTATGCAAAACGTTGTTTTTAAATATAGTTGGCTAACTGAACAGCAATTTTTAGACATCATAGCTATTTCACAGGTTACACCTGGCCCAATAGCTATCAATACAGCTACTTTTGTAGGCCATCAAGTCGCTGGGATACCTGGAGCTATAACTGCTACATTGAGCTCAGCTTTACCATCATTTTTAGTTATTTTAATTGTTGCTAGTTTATTTGATAAAATAAGGACCAATTCAAAAAAAGAGTTTTTCTTTAAAGCGGTTAAACCTGTTACACTAGCATTAATAACTTTTGCTGGAATTATCATTGCAAAACCAACATTTTTAGTTAACGACTATTCTCAAAGTATTAAAGCACTATTTATTTTTCTTATAGTTTTTTTAGGTATAAAATATATAAAAATAAATCCAATTATTATTTTACTTACTTCTTCTTTTTTAGGTATATTTTTATTTTAGTCTAGGGAGGTCTCAATGTTTTTTACTTATTTTTTAATAGCAACATTTGCAACAATTTTAGGTTCATTAGCAGGTTTAGGTGGTGGTGTTATTATAAAGCCTATTCTTGATACCTTAGGGCATTACGATCTTTCTACAGTTGGTGTTCTATCATCAATTACAGTTTTTTCTATGGCCTTAGTTTCAACTTTTAAACAGATAAAATCTGGTTTTAAAATTGAAATAAATATGGTTCTTCTTTCTCTAGGATCTATTCTTGGAGGTGGAATTGGAGAAACAATCTTTGATTTTTTCCTCACTTTATTTGTTGATCAATCTACAGCTAAAGGAATCCAAGCTCTTATAATAGCACTTTTACTTCTTGTTGTTTTATTTAAAAATAAACTTCCTAAATATCATATACAAAATAACCTTATTATTTTTATGGTTGGAATTGTTTTAGGAGCTATTGCTGCTTTTCTTGGAATTGGTGGTGGTCCTATAAATGTTGCTGTACTTATTATGTTTTTTTCATTCTCAACAAAAAACGCAGCTATTAGTTCCATTTTTATCATTTTATTATCTCAACTATCAAAAATTCTTTTAATTATGCTCACTACAGGTTTTTCCTCATATAATTTAAATATGCTACCATTTATGGTTATTGGTGGAATAAGTGGAGGATTTATTGGTGCTAGTTTAAATAAAAAATTAAAAAATAAGCAGATTGAAAAAATTTTTAATATTTCAGTTATATCAATTATTTTACTAAATATTTACAATGTTTATATTTCATTTTAAAAAAATAGAGACTAAATTTTAGTCTCTACTTATATATTTCTCTAATTTTTTCCTCTAGTTTTAACGGAAGCCGATACTCCTCTTCACTTATTTTTTGAAGAGTATAATATGGTTTATTTTTATAGTTCTTTTTCTCTCGATCTTGTGAATATACCTCTTCTTCAATATCATTTTCAAACTCTATATAATTCCCTATATATCTATTAATCATCTTTCTTATTGCCCTATTTTTATTATTCGAACTCTCTATCTCTGTATCACTTCTCCAAAGGTGATTATCTTTATCATAAACAGCTACATATGGTATTTTATATGCATTTAATATTTTTATAAACTGCGGTATTATACTTTTACTTCCACATTCAATGATAGAGTAATTATAATTATAAATCTCCAATTTTTTCGCTAGATATGAAATTGCAATCTTATCAGTTTGTCCTTCTACAAGAATAACTTTTTTGGCAAAAAACATCTCGCCTCTATCTGGATTTATCCAGTAGTTCATGTTGAAGTTTTTTATTTCATCTCCATAAAACAATTGCCCTGTATGCTGATATATCACCACTTGTCTTTTTATTTTTTTTACTAAACAAATTGATTTATATTGTTTTAATCCTACAAAATAACTTGAATGAGTTTCTATAACTATTTGAACTCCTATATTAGACAGTTTTATAAGTATTGAATACAGCTCTCTACTTGCTTGAGGATTTAAATGTAGTTCTGGTTCCTCAAAAATTAATACTGCATTATATAATCTGTCTTTTGAATTTTCTGTATAATTTTTCATTTCATTTAACATATTTTTCAAAAAACTAAATAAAATTTTTCTTTGAAGACTCTGAGATATTCTATTTTCAGACAAAAATTCTATCTTTCCCTTTAAGTCGTTAGATATTCTCGTATTTTTAATTTTATTCATACTTAAAATTTCTCTAACTTTTATTAGCGAATCTTTTATTTCTGTTTGTTTAGCTGAAACCTTTATAACTTGAATTGAAGAGAGCTTTAAACTAAACTCATCTTTACTTAATTCCTTTTCTATACCGTGGTTTATAAAAAAATATTTCTCTTCTAAATTTGAGTTTTTTATAAATTTAATTGTAAAGAACCCTTCACTTTTAGAAAAAAATTTTATTTTTATCTCTATATTTTTATTCTCATTTTTAAAATCAGATTTTTTAACTTCATAAAATCCTAATCCAGCTGACAGTGCATTTATTGCACTCGTTTTCCCATGGTTTGATTCCCCTATAAAAATCATTAATTTTTCAAAACTTATACTTAAATAATCTATACATTGCCAATTTATAATTGTTATCTTTTTTATATCCACAGTCCCACCCCAGAAAATATTATTTTAAGATTTCTATTATACTTTCTATTTCTAAAATATTCATATTTTCCTTTAAATAATTAGCTTGCTCTATTGGCGACATCCCTGCTAAGTTTTTCTTATTTACATCCGCACCTTTTTCTTTCAAAAATATAACCATTTCTGTATCTCTATTAAATACTGCTAAATTTATTGGAGTATTTCCTCCCATTGGTTCTTGAATGTTTATATCTGCACCATTTTTTAGAAATAACTCTACCATTTTTATATTCCCTAATAATACAGCCTTATGAATTGGATATCTATACTCTCCTGCTCTATCGTTTACATCCACACCTTCATTCAATCTTTCTTGTAATTTTTCTAAATTTTCATTTTTTAATGCATTTTTAAATTCAATCATATTTCCTCCAAAAATCTTTTTTATATTTTACATCTAATATCTTTTTTTGTATATAAAAAAGTCCTCAATATTGAGGACTTTTCTTTTGTTATATGTTATATAATTTTTTCATTCTTTCTATTCTAGCAATAGTTCTTTCTTTTCCTATAATAGAAACTAAGTTATATAAGTCTGCACCTTTTGGTAACCCTGTTAATACTGCTCTTAAAGGCATATATACTTTTCCAGGTCCCTCTCCAATTTCGTCTAAAGTTTCTTTTAATAGTTCTTTAGCTCTTTCTATAGATATCTCCTCATCACAAGTAGCTACCTTATCTTGGAATAGATTTATAGATTTTTTTCCAATCTCATCTTGAATTACAGTGTAAAGTCTTTCAATTCCTTTAACTTCCTTCTTATCTGTTTCTTCAGTTACTACTGGTAAAGAATATTCATCTTTGAAGTAAACTTCTGATTGTTCAACAATCTCTTTCATTGTCTGACATCCTTCTCTTAAGATATCTACTATTCTTGAAATTGTATTAAACTCTTTTTCAGAAACTTCTTCTCCTACAAGTCCTGCATTTTTAAAGAATGGTAAAGTTAACTCTGTTAACTCTTTTAAATCCTTCATTCTCATATGCTGGTTGTTAACCCATCCTAATTTAACAAGGTCAAATACTGGTCCTCCTAAAGAAACTTTATCAATATCAAAATTCTCTTCAAATTCTTTTAATGTAAATATCTCTTTATTTTCTCCAAATGAATATCCCATTAATCCTAAGAAGTTTACGATACCCTCTTTTAAGTATCCTTCTTCTCTGTACCAATTTAATGATACTGGATTTTTTCTTTTAGAAATCTTTGTTCTATCTGAGTTTCTAAGAAGAGGCATGTGTATAAATTCTGGCTCTTGCCATCCAAATGCCTTATATAATTGGATATGCTTAGGTGTTGATGCTATCCACTCTTCAGCTCTTATAACGTGAGTTATATTCATTAAATAGTCATCTACAACGTTTGCAAGGTGATAAGTTGGATATCCATCAGCTTTTAATAGAACTTGGTCATCTATCTTATTATTTTCAAATACGATATCTCCTCTTAATCTATCTTTGATTATTGTTTCTCCTTCATAAGGCATCTTTAGTCTTATTACATAAGATTCCCCTGCAGCTAATTTAGCTTCTATCTCTTCTTGAGTTAAAGATCTACAGTGACCATCATAACCTGGAGCTTTTCCCATAGCCTTCTGTCTTTCTCTTAATTTTTCTAATCTATCTTGTGTACAGAAGCAGTAGTAAGCTTCCCCTTTATCT harbors:
- a CDS encoding ABC-F family ATP-binding cassette domain-containing protein codes for the protein MIATSNLGMRFSGRKLFEDVNVKFTPGNCYGLIGANGAGKSTFVKILSGDLDPTEGEVIFDKKKRMAVLQQDHFSHEDDSVINVVLMGHTKLWKIIEERNEIYSKSEFSDEDGMRAAELEGEFAELNGWEAETEAEMLLTGLGIMADSHYKLMRELSEPEKVKVLLAQALFGNPDVLLLDEPTNGLDIQAISWLENFLMGLEDTTVIVISHDRHFLNKVCTHIADIDYGKVKMYVGNYDFWYESNQLMQTLINNKNKKLDQKRQELQEFIARFSANASKSKQATSRKKQLEKLQLEDMQISNRKYPFIEFKPEREAGNNLLRVENLTKIVDGVKILDNLSFTINTNDKVVFISQNDIVKTTLFSILAGEMEADSGEFTWGVTTTQAYMPKDNTAFFENCDLDLIDWLRQYSPDQHDAFVRGFLGRMLFSGEEATKKAKVLSGGEKVRCMLSRMMLTNANVLLFDNPTDHLDLESITSLNKALTSFKGTILFGAHDHEFIQTVANRIIEITPTGIIDKLVEYDDYIADEELQEKIKEMYNV
- a CDS encoding chromate transporter, encoding MFELFFTFFKIGMFTFGGGYAMIPLIEKEIMSNKNWIDKDELLEIISISQMTPGPIAINAATFIGKKKLGFLGSISATLGVITPSLIVITIISAFFSQSFLNPVMQKLFIGLRAGIAALILSSVLKLSKNILKDFFSYSIFFISLIGLIFFNISPIFLILFFGIGSIIFFSFKEER
- a CDS encoding chromate transporter — protein: MIYFILFYEFFKIGMFSFGGGLAMLPLMQNVVFKYSWLTEQQFLDIIAISQVTPGPIAINTATFVGHQVAGIPGAITATLSSALPSFLVILIVASLFDKIRTNSKKEFFFKAVKPVTLALITFAGIIIAKPTFLVNDYSQSIKALFIFLIVFLGIKYIKINPIIILLTSSFLGIFLF
- a CDS encoding sulfite exporter TauE/SafE family protein, whose product is MFFTYFLIATFATILGSLAGLGGGVIIKPILDTLGHYDLSTVGVLSSITVFSMALVSTFKQIKSGFKIEINMVLLSLGSILGGGIGETIFDFFLTLFVDQSTAKGIQALIIALLLLVVLFKNKLPKYHIQNNLIIFMVGIVLGAIAAFLGIGGGPINVAVLIMFFSFSTKNAAISSIFIILLSQLSKILLIMLTTGFSSYNLNMLPFMVIGGISGGFIGASLNKKLKNKQIEKIFNISVISIILLNIYNVYISF
- a CDS encoding TOPRIM nucleotidyl transferase/hydrolase domain-containing protein, with translation MDIKKITIINWQCIDYLSISFEKLMIFIGESNHGKTSAINALSAGLGFYEVKKSDFKNENKNIEIKIKFFSKSEGFFTIKFIKNSNLEEKYFFINHGIEKELSKDEFSLKLSSIQVIKVSAKQTEIKDSLIKVREILSMNKIKNTRISNDLKGKIEFLSENRISQSLQRKILFSFLKNMLNEMKNYTENSKDRLYNAVLIFEEPELHLNPQASRELYSILIKLSNIGVQIVIETHSSYFVGLKQYKSICLVKKIKRQVVIYQHTGQLFYGDEIKNFNMNYWINPDRGEMFFAKKVILVEGQTDKIAISYLAKKLEIYNYNYSIIECGSKSIIPQFIKILNAYKIPYVAVYDKDNHLWRSDTEIESSNNKNRAIRKMINRYIGNYIEFENDIEEEVYSQDREKKNYKNKPYYTLQKISEEEYRLPLKLEEKIREIYK
- a CDS encoding ankyrin repeat domain-containing protein; the protein is MIEFKNALKNENLEKLQERLNEGVDVNDRAGEYRYPIHKAVLLGNIKMVELFLKNGADINIQEPMGGNTPINLAVFNRDTEMVIFLKEKGADVNKKNLAGMSPIEQANYLKENMNILEIESIIEILK
- the gltX gene encoding glutamate--tRNA ligase, which translates into the protein MERRVRTRIAPSPTGDPHVGTAYIALFNLAFAYKNGGDFILRIEDTDQNRYTEGSEQMIFDALKWLGLDYAEGPDVGGPVGPYRQSERFHLYGEYAKKLVDKGEAYYCFCTQDRLEKLRERQKAMGKAPGYDGHCRSLTQEEIEAKLAAGESYVIRLKMPYEGETIIKDRLRGDIVFENNKIDDQVLLKADGYPTYHLANVVDDYLMNITHVIRAEEWIASTPKHIQLYKAFGWQEPEFIHMPLLRNSDRTKISKRKNPVSLNWYREEGYLKEGIVNFLGLMGYSFGENKEIFTLKEFEENFDIDKVSLGGPVFDLVKLGWVNNQHMRMKDLKELTELTLPFFKNAGLVGEEVSEKEFNTISRIVDILREGCQTMKEIVEQSEVYFKDEYSLPVVTEETDKKEVKGIERLYTVIQDEIGKKSINLFQDKVATCDEEISIERAKELLKETLDEIGEGPGKVYMPLRAVLTGLPKGADLYNLVSIIGKERTIARIERMKKLYNI